The proteins below are encoded in one region of Sminthopsis crassicaudata isolate SCR6 chromosome 1, ASM4859323v1, whole genome shotgun sequence:
- the DDX39A gene encoding ATP-dependent RNA helicase DDX39A, with amino-acid sequence MAEQDVENELLDYEEDEEPQPMTESTPAPAKKDVKGSYVSIHSSGFRDFLLKPELLRAIVDCGFEHPSEVQHECIPQAILGMDVLCQAKSGMGKTAVFVLATLQQIEPVDGQVTVLVMCHTRELAFQISKEYERFSKYMPSVKVSVFFGGLSIKKDEDVLKKNCPHVVVGTPGRILALVRNKSLNLKNVKHFVLDECDKMLEQLDMRRDVQEIFRLTPHEKQCMMFSATLSKEIRPVCRKFMQDPMEVFVDDETKLTLHGLQQYYVKLKDSEKNRKLFDLLDVLEFNQVVIFVKSVQRCVALAQLLVEQNFPAIAIHRGMAQEERLSRYQQFKDFQRRILVATNLFGRGMDIERVNIVFNYDMPEDSDTYLHRVARAGRFGTKGLAITFVSDEGDAKILNDVQDRFEVNVAELPEEIDISTYIEQSR; translated from the exons atggctgaacaagacgTAGAAAATGAACTGCTTGATTATGAAGAAGATGAGGAGCCCCAGCCCATGACAGAGAGCACTCCTGCCCCCGCTAAGAAGGATGTGAAGGGCTCCTATGTCTCCATTCATAGCTCAGGCTTCAGGGATTTCCTTCTGAAGCCAGAGCTCCTGAGGGCTATTGTGGACTGTGGCTTTGAGCATCCATCTGAAG TCCAGCATGAATGTATTCCCCAAGCCATATTGGGAATGGATGTCCTGTGCCAAGCCAAGTCTGGAATGGGCAAGACTGCAGTCTTTGTGTTGGCTACCCTGCAGCAGATCGAACCTGTGGATGGACAG GTAACTGTTCTTGTCATGTGCCACACTCGGGAATTGGCCTTCCAGATCAGTAAGGAGTATGAGCGCTTCTCCAAGTATATGCCCAGTGTCAAG GTCTCTGTGTTCTTTGGTGGCCTCTcgatcaagaaggatgaagatgtTCTGAAGAAGAACTGCCCTCATGTAGTGGTGGGGACGCCCGGCCGGATTCTGGCCTTAGTACGCAACAAGAGTCTCAATCTGAAAAATGTGAAGCACTTTGTACTCGATGAGTGTGACAAGATGCTGGAACAGCTTG ACATGCGCCGAGATGTTCAGGAGATCTTCCGCTTGACACCCCACGAGAAGCAGTGCATGATGTTCAGTGCCACGCTGAGTAAGGAGATAAGACCCGTCTGCAGAAAGTTCATGCAGGAT CCAATGGAAGTTTTTGTGGACGATGAGACAAAATTGACACTGCATGGACTACAGCAGTACTATGTGAAGCTTAAGGACAGCgagaaaaacagaaaactctTTGATCTCTTGGATGTGCTGGAGTTTAACCAG GTGGTGATCTTTGTGAAGTCAGTGCAGCGCTGTGTAGCCTTGGCTCAGCTTCTAGTAGAACAGAACTTCCCAGCCATTGCCATCCACAGAGGCATGGCTCAGGAAGAAAG ACTATCACGATACCAACAGTTCAAGGATTTTCAGCGGCGGATCCTGGTGGCCACCAATCTCTTTGGCCGAGGCATGGATATTGAGCGGGTCAATATAGTCTTTAATTATGACATGCCTGAGGACTCTGATACCTACTTGCACCGG GTTGCCAGGGCTGGCCGATTCGGTACCAAGGGCTTGGCCATCACTTTTGTCTCTGATGAGGGGGATGCCAAGATCCTTAATGATGTCCAGGACCGATTTGAAGTGAATGTGGCAGAGCTTCCCGAGGAAATTGACATCTCTACATATA TTGAACAAAGTCGATAA